One Myxococcales bacterium genomic region harbors:
- a CDS encoding ORF6N domain-containing protein: MAAKKATDSARRTVVAGPKAGTLGAATKGTPSESVTQRVESGILALRGHRVLLDETLAALYEVPAKRLNEQVKRNIERFPPDFMFQLTQDEVTDLRSQFATSSSWGGRRTAPYAFTEQGVAMLSSVLRSPRAVAVNIEIMRAFVRLRGLLQEHDGLKRRLTALEKKYDAQFRVVFDAIRDLMQPVLPTKRPVGFRKDER, encoded by the coding sequence ATGGCCGCTAAAAAAGCCACCGACAGCGCTCGTCGCACAGTGGTCGCGGGGCCGAAGGCAGGGACCCTCGGCGCTGCGACGAAGGGGACGCCCTCGGAGAGCGTCACCCAGCGGGTGGAGAGCGGCATCCTCGCCCTACGAGGCCACCGCGTCCTCCTCGACGAGACGCTGGCCGCGCTCTACGAGGTGCCCGCAAAACGCCTGAACGAGCAGGTGAAGCGCAACATCGAGCGCTTCCCTCCCGACTTCATGTTCCAGCTCACGCAAGACGAGGTGACCGACTTGAGGTCGCAATTTGCGACCTCAAGTTCCTGGGGCGGCCGACGCACGGCGCCCTACGCGTTCACGGAGCAGGGCGTGGCCATGCTCTCCTCGGTGCTGCGCAGCCCGCGAGCCGTAGCCGTGAACATCGAGATCATGCGCGCCTTCGTTCGTTTGCGCGGGCTCCTCCAGGAGCATGACGGCCTCAAGAGAAGGCTCACCGCCCTGGAGAAGAAGTACGACGCCCAGTTCCGCGTGGTGTTCGACGCCATCCGCGACCTCATGCAGCCCGTCCTCCCCACGAAACGACCGGTAGGCTTCCGAAAGGACGAACGATGA
- a CDS encoding SAM-dependent DNA methyltransferase — protein MNAWDATPRGDVAGFCKSATLAEIASHDFVLTPGRYVGAEEVEEDGEPFEAKMKRLTAQLEAQLAEGAKLDAEIRKNLRGLGYGR, from the coding sequence ATGAACGCGTGGGACGCCACTCCACGAGGAGACGTGGCCGGCTTCTGCAAGAGCGCCACCCTGGCCGAGATCGCGAGCCACGACTTCGTGCTCACCCCGGGCCGCTACGTGGGCGCCGAAGAGGTGGAAGAAGACGGCGAGCCCTTCGAGGCGAAGATGAAGCGCCTCACGGCCCAGCTCGAGGCCCAGCTCGCGGAGGGAGCGAAGCTGGACGCGGAGATTCGGAAGAACTTGAGGGGGCTTGGGTATGGGCGCTAA
- a CDS encoding N-6 DNA methylase — protein sequence MSFSAWLSSSRKAQSISQAVLAAKLGVTQAQVSQWETGKAEPKPEHMAKLEKLLGKPSGAPTKAARSQAPASEPPPSAEAPRSSKGKKGGASSQAVVGFEETLWLAADKLRGSMDSSEYKHVVLGLLFLKYLSDAFEDRRKDIVEDDPENDLEDRDQYVSENVFWVPEPARWETLQSFAKHPSIGEKIDKAMEAIESENPALKGNLNKDYARPTLDKTRLGELIDVLSGIQLTAGDDHRSKDVLGRVYEYFLAKFAAAEGRLGGDFYTPSSVVRTLVEMLEPTHGRVYDPCCGSGGMFVQSEKFLEAHGGKRGDISVYGQESNATTKRLAVLNLAIRRIEAEIAWGDTFRKDHHADLKANYILANPPFNVSDWGGDKLKADVRWKFGTPPEGNANFAWLQHIAHHLDPSNGLAGVVLANGSMSSQQSGEGAIRKAMVEADLVDAMVALPGQLFYTTQIPVCLWFLAKNKAEKRFRKRQGQVLFIDARKLGTLVDRVHRELTDEDLAKIAGTYHAWRGQKGADTYEDVAGFCKSATLAEIASHDFVLTPGRYVGAEEVEEDGEPFEAKMKRLTAQLEAQLAEGAKLDVQIRKNLRGLGYGR from the coding sequence ATGTCTTTCTCCGCGTGGCTCTCCTCCTCCCGCAAGGCGCAGTCCATCAGCCAGGCCGTGCTCGCGGCCAAGCTCGGCGTCACCCAGGCCCAAGTCTCCCAGTGGGAGACCGGCAAGGCCGAGCCGAAGCCCGAGCACATGGCCAAGCTCGAGAAGCTGCTCGGCAAGCCCTCCGGCGCGCCCACCAAGGCCGCCCGCTCCCAGGCGCCCGCAAGTGAGCCTCCCCCCTCGGCCGAAGCTCCGCGCTCGAGCAAAGGCAAAAAGGGCGGGGCGAGCAGCCAGGCCGTGGTCGGCTTCGAGGAGACCCTCTGGCTCGCGGCCGACAAGCTCCGCGGCAGCATGGACTCGAGCGAATACAAGCACGTGGTGCTCGGGCTCTTGTTCCTCAAATACTTGTCCGACGCCTTCGAAGACCGGCGCAAGGACATCGTCGAAGACGACCCCGAGAACGACCTCGAAGACCGCGACCAGTACGTCTCCGAGAACGTGTTCTGGGTGCCCGAGCCCGCCCGGTGGGAGACGCTCCAGTCGTTCGCCAAACACCCGAGCATCGGCGAAAAGATCGACAAAGCCATGGAAGCCATCGAGAGCGAAAACCCCGCGCTCAAAGGCAACCTGAACAAAGACTACGCGCGCCCGACGCTCGACAAAACCCGCCTCGGCGAGCTCATCGACGTGCTCAGCGGCATTCAGCTCACGGCCGGCGACGACCACCGCTCGAAAGACGTGCTCGGCCGCGTGTACGAGTACTTTCTCGCCAAGTTCGCGGCCGCCGAGGGGCGCCTGGGCGGCGACTTTTACACCCCGAGCTCGGTGGTGCGCACGCTGGTCGAGATGCTCGAGCCCACCCACGGCCGCGTGTACGACCCGTGCTGCGGCTCGGGCGGCATGTTCGTGCAATCCGAGAAGTTCTTGGAGGCGCACGGCGGCAAACGCGGCGACATCTCGGTGTACGGGCAAGAGTCGAACGCGACCACGAAGCGCCTCGCGGTGCTAAACCTCGCCATTCGACGCATCGAGGCCGAGATCGCCTGGGGCGACACCTTTCGGAAAGACCACCACGCCGACTTGAAGGCCAATTACATCTTGGCCAACCCGCCCTTCAACGTGAGCGACTGGGGCGGCGACAAGCTCAAGGCCGACGTTCGCTGGAAATTCGGCACCCCGCCCGAGGGCAACGCGAACTTCGCCTGGCTCCAGCACATCGCCCACCACCTCGACCCGAGCAACGGCCTGGCCGGCGTGGTGCTGGCGAACGGGTCGATGTCTTCCCAACAGTCGGGCGAGGGGGCCATTCGCAAGGCCATGGTGGAGGCCGACCTCGTCGATGCCATGGTGGCCCTTCCCGGGCAGCTCTTTTACACCACGCAAATTCCGGTGTGCCTCTGGTTTTTGGCCAAGAACAAGGCCGAAAAGCGCTTCCGCAAGCGCCAGGGCCAGGTGCTCTTCATCGACGCGCGCAAGCTCGGCACCCTGGTCGACCGGGTGCACCGCGAGCTCACCGACGAGGACCTCGCCAAGATCGCCGGCACCTACCACGCCTGGCGCGGGCAGAAGGGCGCGGACACCTACGAAGACGTGGCCGGCTTCTGCAAGAGCGCCACCCTGGCCGAGATCGCGAGCCACGACTTCGTGCTCACCCCGGGCCGCTACGTGGGCGCCGAAGAGGTGGAAGAAGACGGCGAGCCCTTCGAGGCGAAGATGAAGCGCCTCACGGCCCAGCTCGAGGCGCAGCTCGCGGAGGGGGCGAAGCTCGACGTGCAGATTCGGAAGAACTTGAGGGGGCTTGGGTATGGCCGCTAA
- a CDS encoding restriction endonuclease subunit S — protein MRELVSEGLLALNDGYRVTNAELGKSGTPFVRGGDIGTDGEIDTNVVDHVREEFTDRIRAKLSATGDVAFITKGTVGRVGFIRKDQPNVVFAPQVCYWRSLNPARIDSRFLYYLLKGADFQANLSAVKTHGSMAADYVSLTDQQSFLLTLPPPDEQRAIAHILGTLDDKIELNRRTNETLEAMARALFKSWFVDFDPVHAKKAGRKPEGMDAETAALFPDDFEDSEMGKIPRGWKAVPLDTIADFLNGLALQKFPAAPGEPSLPVIKIAQLRKGAVDGADRASRSVPMQYVVKDGDLLFSWSGTLEVAVWCGGEGALNQHLFKVTSKTTPPWFYHGWLLHHLADFRQIAADKATTMGHIQRGHLTRAIVALPSGKTLQSGGAALASLAARSLSVRKNSQTIAALRDALLPQLLSGSLRVPEAMRLVEKAL, from the coding sequence GTGCGTGAGCTCGTCAGCGAAGGCTTGCTCGCTCTGAACGACGGCTATCGAGTCACCAATGCTGAGCTCGGGAAAAGCGGTACACCATTCGTGCGCGGCGGGGACATCGGCACCGATGGTGAAATTGACACCAACGTTGTTGACCACGTTCGAGAAGAATTCACCGACAGAATTCGGGCGAAGCTCTCTGCCACGGGCGATGTGGCGTTCATTACCAAGGGCACGGTCGGACGAGTCGGGTTCATACGCAAAGACCAACCCAACGTGGTTTTTGCCCCACAGGTCTGCTACTGGCGATCGCTGAACCCCGCCCGAATAGATTCGCGATTTCTCTACTACCTGCTAAAGGGAGCCGACTTCCAGGCGAATCTCAGCGCGGTAAAGACACACGGCTCGATGGCTGCCGACTATGTCAGTCTTACCGATCAGCAGTCGTTCCTGCTGACCTTGCCGCCGCCGGACGAGCAGCGGGCCATCGCGCACATCCTGGGCACCCTCGACGACAAGATCGAGCTGAACCGGCGCACGAACGAGACGCTCGAGGCCATGGCGCGGGCGCTCTTCAAGTCGTGGTTCGTGGACTTCGACCCGGTCCACGCCAAGAAGGCGGGCCGCAAGCCGGAAGGCATGGACGCCGAGACCGCCGCCCTCTTCCCCGACGACTTCGAGGACTCGGAGATGGGGAAGATCCCGCGGGGGTGGAAAGCGGTTCCACTCGACACTATCGCCGACTTCCTCAACGGACTCGCGCTCCAAAAGTTCCCGGCCGCTCCGGGCGAGCCGTCTCTGCCTGTGATCAAGATTGCACAGCTGCGCAAGGGGGCAGTAGATGGAGCAGACCGCGCAAGTCGCAGTGTGCCCATGCAATACGTCGTCAAAGATGGAGACCTGCTCTTTTCCTGGTCTGGCACCTTGGAGGTCGCAGTCTGGTGCGGCGGCGAGGGGGCGCTAAATCAGCATCTGTTCAAGGTAACTTCCAAGACGACACCCCCGTGGTTCTACCATGGATGGTTACTCCATCATCTGGCGGACTTCCGTCAGATCGCTGCCGACAAGGCGACGACCATGGGGCATATTCAGCGAGGTCATCTGACCCGTGCGATTGTGGCACTTCCGTCGGGCAAGACGCTCCAATCTGGAGGCGCTGCCTTGGCTTCCCTTGCAGCACGCTCGCTGTCGGTTCGAAAGAACAGCCAGACCATCGCCGCCCTTCGCGACGCCCTTCTCCCCCAGCTCCTCTCGGGCTCCCTTCGTGTCCCCGAGGCCATGCGCCTCGTCGAGAAAGCGCTCTGA